A portion of the Streptomyces sp. YPW6 genome contains these proteins:
- a CDS encoding MBL fold metallo-hydrolase, which yields MLIAGFPAGAWGTNCYLVAPAAGEECVIIDPGHQAAQGVEEALKKHRLKPVAVVLTHGHIDHVASVVPVCGAHDVPAWIHPEDRYMMSDPEKALGRSIGMPLMGELTVGEPDDIEELTDGAKLSLAGLEFGVSHAPGHTKGSVTFGMPEAADIPPVLFSGDLLFAGSVGRTDLPGGDHAELLESLARVCLPLDDSTVVLSGHGPQTTIGRERATNPFLNGLDAAPRRGL from the coding sequence GTGCTTATTGCCGGGTTCCCCGCCGGGGCCTGGGGGACCAACTGCTATCTGGTCGCCCCCGCCGCCGGTGAGGAGTGCGTGATCATCGACCCGGGCCACCAGGCCGCCCAGGGAGTCGAGGAAGCGCTGAAGAAGCATCGGCTCAAGCCCGTCGCCGTCGTTCTCACCCACGGCCACATCGACCACGTCGCCTCGGTCGTGCCCGTCTGCGGCGCCCACGACGTCCCCGCCTGGATCCACCCCGAGGACCGCTACATGATGAGCGACCCGGAGAAGGCGCTCGGCCGCTCCATCGGGATGCCGCTCATGGGCGAGCTCACCGTGGGGGAGCCGGACGACATCGAGGAGCTGACCGACGGGGCGAAGCTGAGCCTGGCCGGTCTGGAGTTCGGCGTCTCGCACGCGCCCGGCCATACCAAGGGGTCGGTGACGTTCGGGATGCCCGAGGCCGCGGACATCCCGCCGGTCCTCTTCTCGGGCGACCTGCTCTTCGCCGGCTCCGTCGGACGCACCGACCTGCCCGGCGGCGACCACGCCGAGCTGCTCGAGTCGCTGGCCCGTGTGTGCCTGCCGCTCGACGACTCGACCGTGGTGCTGTCCGGCCACGGCCCCCAGACGACCATCGGCCGCGAGCGCGCCACGAATCCGTTCCTGAACGGACTGGACGCGGCGCCGCGCCGAGGACTGTAG